AATTTCAGCACTGGTTATTGCGAAGTCCATCTTAAAGTTGAAGACTTTAgcttaaaatttaagaaagatGTTTGCTTTTCGAGcttttatgtatatatgtattgaTGATTTATCTTTCTATGGAAGTTAGGGTTCTCAATTTCAGCAGCTAGGGTTGGTTTACCTGATAAAGGACTCATTTCTTATGGAGAAATGGTTGACCAAGGTCAACAGATCACTCAGGCTGTATCCATTCCGGTGATTGGAGACGGTGGCAATGGGTTTGGTAACGCCATGAATGTTAAGAGAACAGTCAAGGGGTATATCAAAGCTGGATTTGCTGGAATCATAATCAACGATCAGGTTTCTAGTGGCGGCGGGAGAGGAGTGGTTTCTAGAGAGGAGGCAGTGATGCGTGTCAAAGCTGCGGTTGATACGCGTAGAGAGTGTGGTTCAGACATTGTCATTGTAGCTCAAACTGATTCTAGAGAAGTGATATCTCTGGAGGAATCGTTTAGTAGGGCGAGAGCTTTTACAGATGCTGGAGCAGATGTTCTCTCCGTTGATTCTCTGGTGTCTAGAGAAGAGATGAAATCATTCTGCAATGTCTATCCACTAGTTCCTAAACTGGTAACACTTCACTTTGCGCCTTGGATTACTCTAAATCTTGATATGAAGTTACATTTGTGTGCTGTTAATCTAGGCTAATATGCTTGAGACTGGTGGGAAAATTCCGATGCTAAACCCGCTTGAGATAGAAGAGATTGGATATAAGCTAGTTGCATATCCACTTTCCTTGATTGGGGTATCAATTCGAGCAATGCAGGTGAGTGAACGACTGTATTTTTGTCAATAATGTGTCTTGGTCAAGAGACTTATAGTATGTAGAAGCATTGCAGGACGCTCTATTGGCGATAAAGGGTGGTAGGATTCCTCCACCAGGAAGCATGCCTTCTTTAGAAGAAATTGAGGAGATTCTTGGCTATGACACATACCGTGAGGAAGAGAAGCGGTATGCTACATCCTCCTCATCTGATAGAGGTGAGAAACATCAAGGTCTTCAGTTGTATGACCTTTGGGAAAATATCAGTCAATAGTAACTGTATTTTTTTACCATGTATAAGGGTCTAGCAGAAGAAGCGTATATGGTGGTAACCAACGAGTTGTGCAAGATGATTCAGAACAGAGAGTGGATCCGGTTGTTGAAGTCATGATACCTGAGGTGGTTTCTAATGAATCCAGAAACCCCTTTTCCAGAATCTGGTCAAGGTCTCTGAGGATCAAGATCATTGGACGTGATGGGATTGAGAAACTCGACGTCAGAATCCCGGTACGTCTTATTGTAATGTATGTTTCTCTGAACTGGTTGATGTAAAGCAAAACCTGTCTTTATGGTTGGAGCAGGCTGGATTCTTGGAAGGTGTCACCAATATTGTCCCAGGTAATTCTAAGTCTTCTTCGTTGTTCTGCTTGTTCAGTTTCTGCCTCGGTGACAATGACAGAGCCTGGGGCCTTTTTGTAGCTTTAGGAGGCGTGAACCTGAAGCAATTGATGGACGATGCAGCTGATGAAGTCGGAGGGAAACTTCTGTTGGACTTTAAAGACACTGCTGGTGATAGAATCCAAGTCTTTTTGGAATGacaatgaataaataaataaagtatataAAGTCGAGAACATGCAAGAaagacaaaatattttatttgttccGTGAATGGGAAATGTTGTACACATTCAATACGCGAAACCCTCAAAAATAGAATCTGTGTAGTATATATCAATTTATACGCATATAACAAAGGAAACGAAGAGTGTAGAAAATCCTGATGCTGAGATGAATAATGTAACCTGAGTACTTCCGTGAAGCGGCTGACCAATCCGACTATTTTATCGCCTGATAGATATTATATGTCCcaggtaaaaatgaaaagaagcAGAGAGGTACGGAACCAGAGTGTTCTCTTCTCGACTTTACAAGTGGAGGGTCTTGTCAGTAATGGTTTGGCTTGATCTTACCTGTACCCACCACCATACGATTGTTGAGGGTTATAACCGCCTTGACCCATCATTGGATTATAGTTGTTGTTGCCTGGCATGTTCGGACCAGGGACCATTCCTTGGTTTTGTGGTTGCATCGGATAACCTTGGCCATATCCTCCACCCATGTTCATGCCTGGTCCCATTCCCATACCCATGGGTTGGTTTTGGTTCATTCCTGGTCCCATTCCCATACCCATTGGTTGATTTGGGTTCATGCCTGGTCCCATTCCCATACCCATGTGTTGGTTTTGGTTCATACCCCCATAACCACCGCCGCCCATGGGCATGCCAGAGCCTACCATTGGATTTGGAGGAGGTCTCATAGCAGTTGCACCCGCACGACCTAAGCCAGTGCCTGATCCCATTGCTTTACCCATGTTGATAGTCGATGTTGCTGGTGGTGTATTTGTCGGTTTCTCTAGCCGTTTTTCTCTCCTGTTGATCGCCTCAAAGTCAACTCCTATGTCTGCCAATGGATTTGTTTTAGCTGCACATAAGTAGAAAACAGAAAAAGATGTTAGAAAATATTGCTTAAAACAGGGGTTTTTGGTTGCTTTCATTCACATGTTGTGGTGGAAATCTATCTTACGTCCAGATATGTTAAAGTTAACAAGTCCCCTGCTCAATGTGTCTGCCCAGACTGATGATTTTGGCTCGAACTTTTTCTGAGGCGGAGGAACGATCTCAATCGCTCCTGTTATAGGTGTGAGATCTGAATGGGATGATGACGATGAAGTCACAGCGCTTGTTGGTCCAGCTTGTGTAAACATGTCTCCCATGAAATTGTTGTTCCCTTGACTAGTAACAGGCCCGGATTGAGTTCTTTGTGGAGCATGAGAAGGCGACATTTCATGACCCTGGTGTGTCATGAACTGACCAGCTGGCCCACTTGGGGTAGAGTAAGGGGTCTGCGAGCTCGATGAAGTGGCAGCAACTGGCCGTGGATGGAAGCTTTCGCTTGTAGGGTGTGAAGTGACTACTCCAGGATTGTAAACGGCTGAGCCAGGCTGGTGCATGAAGCCTCCATTGTGAAACGGTGTGGCTCCCGTCGTATTTTGTGAATGAGGAACCATGTTATATGGTTGTACAGCTTGCCCAAATGGAGTTTGTCCAGGCATGTTTGGGGCTGTAGATACCGGCTGAGGGTGATATCCCTCGTACATGTTGTTTCCACTGGGAGGAAACTGAGATGTTGGTACTGAGGCACTCGATTGTTGAGGGACTGAAACTTGAGGACCAGACGGGGGGAGTATGCCAGCAAGAATATCAAAATCATTGTCAGATGTGTCGAACTGCTCTTGAAGAAAACCTGGTGAGTTTGATGGAGGTTGCATATTCTGAACACCAGGTTCGGGATTGGCAACAGTAGAAAATGAGTCCCCAAAGCCAAAGTTACGAGCTGTATCAGGATGAGTGACCTCCGAGGTGAAGGCTGGTGGTGTTGGCTGGAAAGGAGCACCAAAGCTTTGCTGCGGGTTTGAGTCGCTGTCCGTAGAAGTGAAGGCTTTGAAAGGAGATTCACCGAATGGATCATCAAATGTCTGTATAATGGGGGATGATTTAGTCAGCAATAATCAAAATGttacaaagaaaaagaaggCATCCGCGAGTACAACTGCTTAATCCCTCTGTCAATACCTGAGCTGATGGCTGAGATGTAGAAAACGATGGAGCATTGGCTTGTCCATTGGTTTCAACAGAGGTAGACTCAGCCGGTACAATGGCCAAAGGATTTGGCGAAAATACGTCTGCAAGGGAGCCAAGCAAGTCCATCTCAACACTGTTTGAGGTGGGAGGAGCAGATGTAGAAGCCATTGTTGGAGGAGCTGAAACACCGTCCGCAGATGCATATGCTGGAGGACAAGCTGGGAAAGATACGAAGCACAACGCTCACTCAGAACAAGCAGAAAGGTTAATGgaataacaatataaaaacCAAACTAACAATAAAATTTGATCTCTATGGAGCAGAGGAGTTTGAAAGGCAAAAACAAACAATGAACATAAAGAATCGCAAACTTTGAGAACTCTGTACCTGAAAACGCACAGCGTGGATCAAATTCATCAAAAGCCTCAATGTTCTGAGGAGAAGATTCATTATCAAAACCAGTAGATTTATTGTCTGTGTTGTTTCCAGCAGGAGGAGAAGCAACCGTTGGAGCAGCTATTTGTGGGGCAGAGGGAGAAGCAGCTCCTGGAGTAATAGCTTGTGGGGGAGGAGAACCAGCTCCTGGAGCAACAGCTTGTGGGGGAGGAGAACCAGCTTCTGGAGCAGCAGCTTGTGGGGTCTCTCCACCATCCCTGGCATAAAAAGATTCATCAGAACCAATAAAACGAAGGTAGCTCTAATTCTGCATAGCAGAGAATTATCACCTTTCACTATATACAGGACTCCTTGAGTCACTGACAGCCTCTTCATAACTAGGTGGAGCACCAATATTTTGTTCAGAAAATTTCCTCTGGAGCTGCCCTCTGTCATATAAACCCGAAAGAAGTTATGACTTATAAGTTGACATAAATCCACAAAACTTAATACAATAAGAAAAAGGCCTAAACTTAGTTACCTCCCATCCTGAGAACTGTCATCAGCTCGAGCACCACTACCCCTACACGATAAAGATGAATGTTTCATTGTATAAGTGGAACTAGGCTAAGAAGAGGCTCGATACATGCTTTTTTGGCATCTATcacaatcaaatattttatccCGTGTATATGTTTAATCTCAAAACTATTCCTTTTTAGATCAAGTCCAAAGGAAAGGTGAAACTTTAGATCAACATACCTTGATGAATGGCCATCATCCTCAAATGTCCGTTCCCTTTCTGAACTTCTACCTCGTGACCCATTTTGGTAGTTATCAACACTTCTGCTCCTTCCTCTGTAATCATCTTCCCTGTTACCATCTCTCCCATACCGGTCTTCAGAGTCTCTGGAGTGACGAT
The window above is part of the Brassica napus cultivar Da-Ae chromosome C3, Da-Ae, whole genome shotgun sequence genome. Proteins encoded here:
- the LOC106388308 gene encoding 2,3-dimethylmalate lyase isoform X2, with amino-acid sequence MLLVLSSSNELGFLTVSPLLGFSISAARVGLPDKGLISYGEMVDQGQQITQAVSIPVIGDGGNGFGNAMNVKRTVKGYIKAGFAGIIINDQVSSGGGRGVVSREEAVMRVKAAVDTRRECGSDIVIVAQTDSREVISLEESFSRARAFTDAGADVLSVDSLVSREEMKSFCNVYPLVPKLANMLETGGKIPMLNPLEIEEIGYKLVAYPLSLIGVSIRAMQDALLAIKGGRIPPPGSMPSLEEIEEILGYDTYREEEKRYATSSSSDRGSSRRSVYGGNQRVVQDDSEQRVDPVVEVMIPEVVSNESRNPFSRIWSRSLRIKIIGRDGIEKLDVRIPAGFLEGVTNIVPALGGVNLKQLMDDAADEVGGKLLLDFKDTAGDRIQVFLE
- the LOC106388308 gene encoding 2,3-dimethylmalate lyase isoform X1, with amino-acid sequence MATLSSYTSSPPRILHRQQSKPILFPPDSTPSIRQLYTKPISVSRRSRGAINATAAASDTSGNSNASSPAKKLREIMQSPGVLQGPCCFDALSAKLVERAGFPYCLTTGFSISAARVGLPDKGLISYGEMVDQGQQITQAVSIPVIGDGGNGFGNAMNVKRTVKGYIKAGFAGIIINDQVSSGGGRGVVSREEAVMRVKAAVDTRRECGSDIVIVAQTDSREVISLEESFSRARAFTDAGADVLSVDSLVSREEMKSFCNVYPLVPKLANMLETGGKIPMLNPLEIEEIGYKLVAYPLSLIGVSIRAMQDALLAIKGGRIPPPGSMPSLEEIEEILGYDTYREEEKRYATSSSSDRGSSRRSVYGGNQRVVQDDSEQRVDPVVEVMIPEVVSNESRNPFSRIWSRSLRIKIIGRDGIEKLDVRIPAGFLEGVTNIVPALGGVNLKQLMDDAADEVGGKLLLDFKDTAGDRIQVFLE
- the LOC106388306 gene encoding clathrin interactor EPSIN 2, with the protein product MKKVFGQTVRDLKREVNKKVLKVPGIEQKVLDATSNEPWGPHGSLLADIAQASRNYHEYQLIMGVIWKRLSDTGKNWRHVFKALTVLEYMVGHGSERVIKEIRERAYQISTLSDFQYIDSGGRDQGTNVRKKSQSLVALVNDKERIAEVREKASANRDKYRSSAPGGMYKPSGGYGDKYDYGSRDEERSSYGREREYGYRDDDRNSRDGDRHSRDSEDRYGRDGNREDDYRGRSRSVDNYQNGSRGRSSERERTFEDDGHSSRGSGARADDSSQDGRGQLQRKFSEQNIGAPPSYEEAVSDSRSPVYSERDGGETPQAAAPEAGSPPPQAVAPGAGSPPPQAITPGAASPSAPQIAAPTVASPPAGNNTDNKSTGFDNESSPQNIEAFDEFDPRCAFSACPPAYASADGVSAPPTMASTSAPPTSNSVEMDLLGSLADVFSPNPLAIVPAESTSVETNGQANAPSFSTSQPSAQTFDDPFGESPFKAFTSTDSDSNPQQSFGAPFQPTPPAFTSEVTHPDTARNFGFGDSFSTVANPEPGVQNMQPPSNSPGFLQEQFDTSDNDFDILAGILPPSGPQVSVPQQSSASVPTSQFPPSGNNMYEGYHPQPVSTAPNMPGQTPFGQAVQPYNMVPHSQNTTGATPFHNGGFMHQPGSAVYNPGVVTSHPTSESFHPRPVAATSSSSQTPYSTPSGPAGQFMTHQGHEMSPSHAPQRTQSGPVTSQGNNNFMGDMFTQAGPTSAVTSSSSSHSDLTPITGAIEIVPPPQKKFEPKSSVWADTLSRGLVNFNISGPKTNPLADIGVDFEAINRREKRLEKPTNTPPATSTINMGKAMGSGTGLGRAGATAMRPPPNPMVGSGMPMGGGGYGGMNQNQHMGMGMGPGMNPNQPMGMGMGPGMNQNQPMGMGMGPGMNMGGGYGQGYPMQPQNQGMVPGPNMPGNNNYNPMMGQGGYNPQQSYGGGYR